The Lactuca sativa cultivar Salinas chromosome 2, Lsat_Salinas_v11, whole genome shotgun sequence genome includes a window with the following:
- the LOC111911064 gene encoding rab escort protein 1, whose product MAETESYPPIDPTNFDLIVVGTGLPESIIAAAASAAGKTVLHLDHNPFYGSHYSSLTLQDLTSFLRSHSEIPKTNPPQSDDTETLDVNPRPLYSDVEISSYDDSLEEHSRKFNLDLAGPRVLFCADSAVNLLLKSSANQYVEFKNIDANYIGDGNGNLMNVPDSKSAVFKDKTMKYSEKNQLNSFFKLVQGHLEAVKSVDVAVDDEKIISDEDLESPFVVFMDKMKLPPKIKSIILYAIAMVDYDQDAGESCKDILKTKDGIDRLALYHSSVGRFPNALGALIYPIYGQGELPQAFCRRAAVKGCLYVLRMPVISVLLNKDNGNYKGVKLVSGQELTSDKLVMDPSFTITSSNSPSNVSKLARGICITNSALKPDISSCLVIYPPRSLYPDQATSIRVLQLGSSLAVSPSGKFVFYISVVCDNAIEGKKSLQAAIDDLFSLHSDETESKELKPTLLWSALYIQDLIEGSVGPVVMTPTPDGNLNYNDLLDATSKLFKKLYPDDEFFPETSNTDSSDKIEDDSEVVLDS is encoded by the exons ATGGCGGAGACGGAATCCTACCCCCCGATCGACCCAACAAACTTTGATCTCATCGTCGTCGGCACCGGCCTACCTGAATCCATCATCGCCGCCGCAGCCTCCGCAGCCGGAAAAACTGTACTCCATCTTGATCATAACCCCTTCTACGGCTCCCACTACTCTTCCCTTACTCTCCAAGACCTCACATCCTTCCTCCGCTCCCACTCCGAAATCCCTAAAACCAATCCCCCCCAATCGGATGACACCGAGACTCTCGATGTTAACCCCCGCCCCCTCTACTCTGATGTCGAGATCTCTTCTTACGATGATTCTCTCGAAGAACATTCCAGGAAGTTCAATTTGGACTTGGCAGGACCTAGGGTTTTGTTCTGTGCTGACAGTGCTGTGAACTTACTCCTCAAGTCATCTGCTAATCAGTATGTTGAGTTTAAGAATATTGATGCGAACTACATAGGTGATGGAAATGGTAACCTAATGAATGTGCCAGATTCGAAGAGTGCTGTATTCAAGGATAAAACAATGAAGTACAGTGAGAAGAATCAGTTGAATAGTTTCTTTAAGCTGGTGCAGGGGCATCTTGAAGCTGTTAAATCTGTTGACGTTGCCGTTGATGATGAGAAGATCATTTCGGATGAAGATTTAGAAAGCCCATTTGTCGTGTTCATGGACAAGATGAAGTTGCCTCCAAAAATAAAATC GATCATCCTCTATGCCATAGCCATGGTTGATTATGATCAAGATGCTGGAGAATCCTGTAAAGATATTCTCAAGACAAAAGATGGGATAGATCGTTTAGCTCTTTACCACTCATCAGTTGGAAG GTTTCCTAATGCACTTGGAGCATTGATTTATCCCATCTATGGCCAAGGAGAATTGCCACAAGCCTTTTGCAGACGTGCTGCTGTAAAAGGGTGTCTTTAT GTTTTGAGAATGCCAGTGATATCTGTACTTCTGAACAAG GATAATGGGAATTATAAAGGTGTGAAATTGGTATCTGGGCAGGAATTAACCAGTGATAAACTAGTAATGGATCCATCTTTCACCATAACATCTTCAAATTCTCCTTCAAATGTTTCTAAATTGGCTAGAGGAATATGCATCACAAATAGTGCTTTAAAACCTGATATATCCAGTTGTCTGGTTATATATCCTCCTAGAT CTTTATACCCTGATCAGGCTACTTCAATCCGAGTTCTCCAACTCGGGAGCAGTTTAGCTGTTTCTCCTTCTGGgaa GTTTGTTTTCTAcatttcagttgtatgtgataaTGCCATTGAAGGAAAAAAGTCTCTACAAGCAGCCATTGATGACCTTTTCTCATTACACTCTGATGAAACTGAAAGTAAAGAGTTGAAGCCCACTTTGCTTTGGAGTGCATTGTATATCCAAGATTTAATCGAG GGTTCAGTGGGACCTGTTGTTATGACACCTACTCCAGATGGAAATTTAAACTACAATGATCTTCTTGATGCAACTTCAAAG CTGTTTAAGAAGTTGTATCCTGATGATGAATTCTTCCCAGAGACATCAAACACAGACTCATCTGATAAAATAGAAGATGATAGTGAAGTTGTTCTAGATTCCTag
- the LOC111911065 gene encoding uncharacterized protein LOC111911065 → MYGSRGAMYGSGGLSDAYEIGSKRPRIMESNPYFAVSSSTAYNHHHHHPYNYTTTTAFHPSSFPVVRLRGLPFNCTDTDIFKFFSGLEILDVLLVNKSGRFSGEAFVVFSRPMQAEMALQKDRQNMGRRYVEVFKCKKQDYYNAVASEVRYEGGGGGGGGGGGGGYGYDDYYGHGSSPPPPARSSKRFLQDKMKDEMEYTEILKLRGLPFSVKKSEIFEFFKDFKVVEGKVFIACRPDGKATGEAYVEFETIEEAKEAVMVKDKKMIGSRYVELFPSTHDEARRAESRSRQ, encoded by the exons ATGTACGGATCGAGGGG GGCAATGTATGGGAGCGGGGGGTTATCAGATGCATACGAAATCGGCTCAAAAAGACCAAGAATCATGGAATCCAATCCCTACTTTGCAGTTTCCAGTTCCACCGcctacaaccaccaccaccaccacccatacaactacaccaccaccaccgccttcCACCCATCATCTTTTCCGGTGGTCCGCCTGAGAGGCCTCCCATTCAATTGCACAGACACCGACATCTTCAAGTTCTTTTCCGGCCTCGAAATCCTTGACGTGCTATTGGTCAACAAATCCGGCCGGTTTTCCGGCGAGGCTTTTGTGGTGTTCAGCCGCCCCATGCAGGCTGAGATGGCCTTACAGAAAGACCGCCAGAACATGGGGCGGCGATACGTGGAGGTTTTTAAATGCAAGAAACAGGATTACTACAATGCGGTGGCTAGTGAGGTGAGATATGAAGGcggtggcggcggtggtggtggaggtggtggtggtggttatggttaTGATGATTACTATGGCCATGGAagctcaccaccaccaccagcgaGGTCTTCAAAGAGGTTTCTTCAAGATAAGATGAAGGATGAAATGGAGTATACTGAGATATTGAAGTTAAGAGGGCTGCCGTTTTCTGTGAAGAAATCTGagatttttgagttttttaaGGATTTTAAGGTTGTGGAAGGGAAAGTGTTTATTGCTTGTAGGCCAGATGGGAAGGCGACAGGGGAAGCTTACGTGGAGTTTGAGACAATTGAGGAAGCTAAGGAAGCTGTTATGGTGAAAGATAAGAAGATGATTGGGTCAAGATATGTCGAGTTGTTTCCGTCTACTCATGATGAAGCTAGAAGAGCTGAGTCTAGGTCAAGGCAGTAA